In Alkalihalobacterium alkalinitrilicum, a genomic segment contains:
- a CDS encoding TIGR04086 family membrane protein — protein sequence MVYRGMFGSMLYGLVSILVIAVAFSFVISLILSLSSLTEASFTWFIMIISFVALFIGGLISGVKAKERGWIVGAGTALLFTAITFFIQYLGYNSGFTMEQYLYHGGYLVASVFGGIIGVNLGK from the coding sequence TTGGTATATCGTGGAATGTTTGGATCAATGCTTTATGGTTTAGTAAGTATTTTAGTCATTGCAGTAGCGTTTAGTTTTGTTATTTCTTTAATACTATCGTTAAGTTCATTAACAGAAGCATCCTTTACTTGGTTTATTATGATTATTTCTTTTGTAGCGCTATTCATTGGCGGTTTAATATCAGGAGTTAAAGCTAAAGAGAGGGGATGGATTGTAGGAGCTGGTACTGCACTTTTATTTACAGCAATCACGTTTTTTATACAGTACTTAGGGTACAATTCTGGATTTACAATGGAGCAATACTTATATCATGGTGGTTATTTAGTGGCTTCAGTTTTCGGAGGAATTATCGGCGTAAATTTAGGAAAATAA
- the yajC gene encoding preprotein translocase subunit YajC, with protein sequence MEMLGTILPLLLMFAIFWFLLIRPQQKRQKAIREMHSNLQKGDKIVTIGGLHGVIDAIDEDIVVVLVNDNRKLTFDRNAVREVVNPD encoded by the coding sequence ATGGAAATGTTAGGCACTATTTTACCATTGCTATTGATGTTTGCAATCTTCTGGTTCTTACTAATTCGTCCACAGCAAAAACGTCAGAAAGCAATTCGTGAGATGCATTCAAATCTACAAAAAGGTGATAAAATTGTCACGATTGGTGGGTTACACGGTGTCATTGATGCCATCGATGAAGATATCGTCGTTGTTCTTGTAAATGATAATCGTAAACTTACATTTGACCGTAATGCAGTTCGTGAAGTAGTAAACCCTGATTGA
- the tgt gene encoding tRNA guanosine(34) transglycosylase Tgt, which translates to MAAVTYELIKTCKQSGARLGKVHTPHGVIETPIFMPVGTLATVKTMSPGELKEINAQIILSNTYHLWLRPGHDIIKEAGGLHKFMNWDRPILTDSGGFQVFSLSDLRKIVEEGVHFRNHLSGEKLFLSPEGAMEIQNALGPDIMMAFDECPPYPAEYDYMKSSVERTSRWAERCLKAHQRPGDQALFGIVQGGEYEELRKQSAADLVSLDFPGYAIGGLSVGEPKDVMNRVLEFTTPLLPTNKPRYLMGVGSPDALIDGAIRGIDMFDCVLPTRIARNGTCMTSTGRLVVRNAKYARDFRPLDENCDCHVCQNYSRAYIRHLVKCEETFGFRLTSYHNLYFLLKLMEQVRQAIRDDRLLDFKEEFFEQYGFNKPNAKNF; encoded by the coding sequence GTGGCTGCCGTAACATATGAATTAATAAAAACTTGTAAACAGTCTGGGGCACGTCTAGGTAAAGTTCACACCCCACATGGCGTTATAGAAACACCCATCTTTATGCCCGTAGGTACGTTAGCAACAGTTAAAACGATGAGTCCTGGAGAATTAAAGGAAATCAACGCTCAAATCATCTTAAGTAATACATACCATCTGTGGTTAAGACCAGGTCATGATATAATAAAAGAAGCAGGTGGTTTACATAAGTTTATGAATTGGGATCGACCTATTTTAACAGACTCTGGTGGATTTCAGGTCTTTAGCTTAAGTGATTTGCGTAAGATAGTAGAAGAGGGAGTTCATTTCCGTAATCATTTAAGTGGCGAAAAGCTATTCTTGAGTCCTGAGGGTGCGATGGAAATTCAAAACGCATTAGGACCAGATATTATGATGGCGTTCGATGAATGTCCCCCGTATCCTGCTGAATATGATTATATGAAAAGTTCTGTAGAACGGACGAGCCGCTGGGCAGAGCGATGTTTAAAAGCTCATCAACGCCCTGGAGATCAAGCTTTATTTGGAATTGTTCAAGGTGGAGAGTATGAAGAGCTGCGTAAACAAAGTGCAGCCGATCTCGTTTCATTAGATTTTCCAGGGTATGCTATTGGTGGTTTATCTGTAGGTGAACCAAAGGATGTTATGAATCGTGTGTTAGAGTTTACGACACCGCTTTTACCAACGAATAAGCCAAGATATTTAATGGGAGTAGGGTCACCAGACGCTTTAATTGATGGAGCAATAAGAGGGATCGACATGTTTGACTGTGTGTTACCGACACGTATAGCTAGAAATGGAACATGTATGACAAGCACAGGACGTCTTGTTGTTCGTAATGCAAAGTACGCTCGAGACTTTAGACCATTAGATGAAAACTGTGATTGTCATGTTTGTCAAAATTACAGTCGTGCGTATATTCGTCACCTGGTAAAATGTGAAGAAACGTTCGGATTTCGACTTACCTCTTATCATAATCTCTATTTCTTGTTAAAATTAATGGAACAAGTGAGACAAGCTATTCGGGATGACCGTCTTCTTGATTTCAAAGAGGAGTTTTTTGAGCAATATGGTTTCAATAAGCCAAATGCGAAAAACTTTTAA
- the queA gene encoding tRNA preQ1(34) S-adenosylmethionine ribosyltransferase-isomerase QueA — MNVNDFDFYLPEELIAQTPLLDRTASKLLVLDKETGNIKDDHFYDIVDYFNEGDCLVLNDTRVLPARLYGVKEDTGAKVELLLLKQLEGDTWETLVKPGKKVKEGTTLLFGDGKLRGICKESLEHGGRIIEFIYEGIFHEILDALGEMPLPPYIKEQLTDQDRYQTVFAKHRGSAAAPTAGLHFTDDLLDKLRQKGVHIAFITLHVGLGTFRPVSVDKIEEHSMHAEFYQMTEGTATLLNKVKDRDGKIIAVGTTSARTLETIATQHDGKFQPASGWTDIFIYPGYTFRGIDSLITNFHLPKSTLVMLVSALAGKENILSAYEHAVRNHYRFFSFGDAMFIREGGQR, encoded by the coding sequence ATGAATGTAAACGACTTTGATTTTTACTTACCAGAAGAACTAATCGCTCAAACTCCTTTGTTAGATCGTACAGCTTCTAAATTACTTGTATTAGACAAAGAAACAGGCAATATAAAAGATGACCACTTCTATGATATTGTTGATTATTTCAATGAAGGCGATTGTCTCGTATTAAATGATACGAGGGTTTTACCTGCTCGCTTATATGGGGTTAAGGAAGATACTGGTGCTAAAGTGGAATTACTTCTGCTGAAACAACTAGAAGGAGATACGTGGGAGACATTAGTGAAACCTGGAAAAAAAGTGAAGGAAGGTACGACTCTTCTTTTTGGAGATGGAAAACTTCGGGGAATTTGTAAAGAGAGCCTCGAACATGGTGGTAGGATTATTGAATTTATTTATGAAGGTATATTTCATGAGATATTAGATGCTCTAGGCGAAATGCCACTTCCACCATATATCAAAGAGCAACTTACTGACCAAGATCGCTATCAAACCGTATTTGCTAAACATCGCGGGTCTGCCGCTGCTCCAACTGCTGGTCTTCACTTTACAGATGATTTATTAGATAAACTGCGTCAAAAAGGTGTACATATCGCTTTTATTACACTACATGTTGGCTTAGGCACGTTTCGTCCTGTTAGTGTAGATAAAATTGAAGAGCATTCAATGCATGCAGAGTTTTATCAAATGACTGAAGGAACTGCTACGCTTCTTAACAAGGTTAAAGATCGAGACGGTAAGATTATTGCAGTAGGTACGACCTCAGCACGAACGTTAGAGACCATTGCAACTCAACATGATGGAAAGTTTCAACCAGCGTCGGGTTGGACCGATATTTTTATTTACCCAGGATATACTTTCCGAGGAATTGACTCATTAATTACAAACTTTCATTTACCTAAATCAACTTTAGTTATGCTTGTATCAGCGTTAGCAGGTAAAGAAAATATACTTTCAGCATATGAACATGCTGTCCGAAATCACTATCGTTTCTTTAGTTTCGGGGATGCAATGTTTATTAGAGAAGGGGGGCAACGTTAA
- a CDS encoding DUF2905 domain-containing protein, whose protein sequence is MPKLLITIGIILVVIGVLWQVGGRIIPLGKLPGDILIKKENTTFYFPIVTSIVLSVVISLILFIIGRFR, encoded by the coding sequence ATGCCTAAGCTATTAATCACAATTGGTATTATTTTAGTTGTAATTGGGGTCTTGTGGCAAGTAGGTGGAAGGATTATACCTTTAGGAAAGTTACCAGGAGATATTTTAATTAAAAAAGAAAATACAACATTTTACTTTCCAATTGTAACCTCGATAGTGTTAAGTGTAGTTATTTCACTGATTTTATTTATAATCGGTCGTTTTCGTTAG